The following are encoded together in the Ovis aries strain OAR_USU_Benz2616 breed Rambouillet chromosome 15, ARS-UI_Ramb_v3.0, whole genome shotgun sequence genome:
- the LOC101112418 gene encoding olfactory receptor 52A1-like, protein MESMNMSYMDPKTVTLIGIPGLEHVQFWIGFSFFAVCLVALLGNIILLIIIPTERSLHQPMYIFLAVLAATDIGLCVAIAPKMLAIFWFGFYSMAFDACLAQLFFIHALQGMESGILLAMAFDRYVAICDPLRHTTTLTPFILVSMVLAVAIRATVLVGILPILLKRLHFFQSIVIAHSYCEHMAVVKLAAEDTHVNKTCGLFVGFTILGFDMIFILISYILIFQAVFHLHQKEARLKAFNTCTAHIFVFLEFYILAFFSFFSHRFGHVVPSTHILLSTIYLLVPPALNPIVYGVKNKVIRKRVAWIFFLNH, encoded by the coding sequence ATGGAATCCATGAACATGTCATATATGGACCCCAAAACAGTGACACTGATTGGTATCCCTGGACTGGAGCATGTGCAATTTTGGATTGGGTTTTCCTTCTTTGCTGTCTGCCTAGTGGCTCTTCTGGGCAACATCATTTTACTGATCATTATCCCTACAGAACGCAGTCTGCACCAGCCCATGTACATCTTCTTGGCAGTGTTGGCAGCCACTGACATAGGACTCTGTGTAGCCATTGCTCCGAAAATGTTGGCTATCTTCTGGTTTGGCTTTTATTCCATGGCCTTTGATGCTTGCTTAGCCCAGCTGTTCTTCATCCATGCCTTGCAGGGCATGGAATCTGGAATCCTGTTGGCAATGGCCTTTGACCGCTATGTTGCCATCTGTGATCCTTTGAGGCACACAACCACCCTTACACCTTTCATTCTGGTTAGTATGGTGCTGGCTGTGGCAATCCGAGCAACAGTGCTCGTTGGCATTTTACCCATTTTACTCAAAAGATTGCACTTTTTCCAATCCATTGTAATTGCCCACTCTTACTGTGAGCACATGGCTGTGGTCAAGCTGGCTGCAGAGGACACTCATGTCAATAAAACATGTGGTCTTTTCGTAGGTTTCACAATTCTAGGATTTGACATGATTTTCATCCTCATTTCCTATATCCTTATTTTCCAGGCTGTTTTTCATCTACACCAAAAGGAGGCACGGCTTAAAGCATTCAACACATGCACAGctcacatttttgttttccttgagttttatattcttgcctttttctccttcttcagcCATCGGTTTGGACATGTTGTGCCCTCTACCCACATTCTTCTGTCTACCATCTACCTCCTTGTGCCACCTGCACTCAACCCTATTGTCTATGGTGTGAAAAATAAGGTAATTCGCAAGCGTGTGGCATGGATATTTTTCCTGAATCACTGA
- the LOC101112160 gene encoding olfactory receptor 52D1-like — MSLPNNISFHPNTFLLVGIPGMEAIHTWISIPFCLIYLTALLGNFSILFIIRTDSNLHEPMYFFLCMLSVADLILSTTAMPKILSIFWFHDREIYFEACLVQVFLIHSLCSMASGFILAMAFDRHVAICNPLRHSIILTHRVIQNVGLAIIFRGVILFCPQPFMLWWLPYCRTNVIPHTYCEFMALIKLACAETRICRTYSLTAAFLTGGLDFILILCSYVVILYTVFHLPSKAARLKTLGTCGSHVCVILVAYTPAFFSFLTHRFGHHVAPHIHIFVANIYVLVPPMVNPMIYGIRTKRIRERYLQVLTSHKF; from the coding sequence ATGTCACTGCCAAACAACATCAGCTTTCATCCCAATACCTTTCTTCTCGTTGGCATTCCAGGGATGGAGGCCATCCACACTTGGATATCAATACCCTTCtgccttatttatttaactgctCTCCTGGGAAATTTCTCCATTCTATTTATTATCAGAACAGACTCCAACCTGCATGagcccatgtacttcttcctctgtATGCTCTCTGTGGCCGACTTGATCCTTTCCACTACTGCTATGCCCAAAATCCTCAGCATTTTTTGGTTCCATGACAGGGAGATCTATTTTGAAGCCTGCCTTGTCCAAGTATTTCTCATTCACTCACTATGCAGCATGGCCTCAGGGTTTATCTTGGCCATGGCCTTTGACAGGCACGTGGCAATCTGCAATCCTCTGAGACATTCCATCATCCTGACACACAGAGTCATCCAGAACGTGGGGCTGGCTATCATCTTCCGTGGAGTCATACTTTTCTGTCCTCAACCCTTTATGCTTTGGTGGCTTCCCTACTGCAGAACTAATGTCATCCCTCACACCTACTGTGAATTTATGGCTCTGATCAAGCTGGCTTGTGCAGAGACCAGGATCTGCAGAACATACAGCCTAACTGCTGCCTTCCTCACTGGAGGTTTAGATTTCATATTAATCCTCTGTTCCTACGTTGTCATCCTTTACACTGTCTTCCATCTTCCATCCAAAGCTGCTCGGCTCAAGACCCTGGGCACTTGTGGATCCCATGTGTGTGTGATCCTGGTGGCCTATACTCCagcctttttctccttccttactCACAGATTTGGACACCATGTGGCTCCTCATATTCACATCTTTGTGGCTAACATCTATGTCCTTGTTCCACCCATGGTGAACCCAATGATCTATGGCATAAGAACCAAGAGGATCAGAGAACGATACCTCCAGGTTTTGACTTCTCACAAATTCTAA